Below is a genomic region from Carassius auratus strain Wakin chromosome 2, ASM336829v1, whole genome shotgun sequence.
actatacaTTATCTGTAAATTAAAACATCTGTAAATACTCACTTTTATGAGCTCCTTTACACTTATAAGAGCTTTGAGCAAAAGAAATCCTGGGGATGGTTTCCACATCCTCATAAACATTATCAAAGGTTTCATGTTGAGAGGaactgagggaaaaaaagaacTTGATTTCAGTATAATGATAATTACAGAGAAAACAAACCCACATAAATTAAACGTATGCTAATACATTGGTTCTGACGGATGTTGGTGTTCAGTGCTCAGGTTGAAGGTGGCGTGCGATCCATTCGTTctcaggtcagaggtcactgcttCTGTAGCAGACGTCGAGATTAATGCGTCCTCTACAGAATGACACCAAGCATCTTCTGACTTTGTGCTCTTTGGAAATTCAGTGGCCTCTAAATCTAGGGCCGCCAGATTCATGGCATTACTGTCTGTGGTTTctggtgcaaaaatgtcaaaatctGGAAATTCAGGGGGAGGTACGCTTGCGTCCTCAAGTGATGCATCGGCAAACATCACGATCTCAGGCTCAGGTGCAgattctggaaaaaaaatgtacttgAAATGAAATAATTCTGAATGGACCAGCTGTGCTCCAAACTGTTTAACAGAGATCACATTCTTCAGTGTTTTCCTGATATCTTGGCAACTGTCCTACGGTGAGCATAATAACCAGATTTTTAGTGTTGGTGCAAATGCTGATCCAAAATTTGGAAAGATTTCTCTTATACGCACCATTTCTGAAggattttatcaatttttttttttatattacttggCTTGCCCTAAATCTTTAATTGACAGTGTATCATAAATGTTTTCAACAAAAGATGTTtaaaattctgattctgatttctgaaggatcatgtgacactgaagactgtgttAATTGTctctttgccattacagaaatacatgtatttttttatagaaatgtatgcaaatagaAATTTGTTAtactatttcaaaatgttactgttttactgtatcgTTCATCaaataaccattttatttcatcatttcaGGGTTGCTACTGCAGAGCATGAATCTCAAAAACACAGTATTCACTGAGGTTAATTAACATATGAGCAAAAACAAGGGGAACAATACATCAAAAAAAGAATAGAGGGAGGTGAATGAACTTCTACAAACCAACAGTAAGTGCTTCGCTTGGGACACTGATGTGAAGTCCAGTCTTATATTGGCTCAGATCCACATGTGGGGGTCTTGGTGGCTTTGAGGGTGAAGGACCTAGCGATGCCAGATCAGGAAGAGGTTTGCATGCTTTTTCAGGCTGCATGACTCCACCGAGTTCTATTACATTGATGGCAGctaatgcacaaaaacaggttttacAGTAACTCTACATTAGGACATTACAAGCCTCCATATGCATCcatgcaaaggatttgcaacttACTCTTTGATGCTCCATTGATCTTCACTGGAGAGGTCTCTTGGTGATAACTTTCAGGACTTTCTGCATGCTGCGCTTGTGCTTTACTAAAGTAGAAGCCCCTCGGTCTGCTGCACACCAACAGGTTCCTGTAGCAGAGCTtcctcttggctttctctaggaCATGCTGGTCAAAGAAATGAGTAACACTTCCAGAAGATGAATCGGCCAGTGAATCGTTTGGTGAAGGTGGAGCTGAATGATCCAGCGATCCAGGACTTGACACCATAGTCTTTTGGACCTCCACAGCTTCTGTACTTGCAGTCTTTAGGGTGGACCCTTCCATCAGGACATTGAAAGCACCACTGTTTTTTACAAGACCTAGACCATTTTTGCCAATTCCTCTGCCACACACTGAAACTCTGGCCGAGCTGAAAGGTGTAGGAATTGGTTTCATGGTGATTCCTTTTGAAAAGTCATGCTTCGGCTCTCTTGAAAGCTGCATTACGAGGGGCAAATGCCGCATTTTAAGTGACTGGCTGTTGGGCTCATCTGCAGATGTTGTGCTTGGGGGGTGTTTCCCTGAAGGTGTTTTTAGGTCTTCTCTCAAAATGACCCGCCGGGGCTGACTGGCGGTCTTGCGGTCCACCGCTGAAGAAAAGCTCATGGTTATCAGACCAGAGCGGTCTACAGCAGAGGTCAGCAGGAATTTGGGTTTCTCAGGAACCGCAGGTCTGTGCCTTGGCTGGGTCTCTTCCTGAAACTTTGCCCGTATGGATTTGAAATTGGTGCAGGCTTCCTGCAGTTAACATATAAAGAGAACAGActgacaaatatacatttaagatCATACTAATACAATTCAAGGGACAGTGCAGTAATGTTggaagtatttaaataaaaaataaagtacatcaacaaaaaacaaaacacacttatGAAAAACTTAACAAACAAATGTGTCCAAATAAGACATGCTTGGCATTTTTTTTAGTGGCTGTTTGTTGTTCATCCCAAACAATTTGTTTACCTGTTCCATGTTCAGTTAAATTATCCTTGGCAAAGCGCGAATTGAATAAATTTTACATAATATGTTCAAAAAACCTCGCACAACCCGTCCAGACAGCGGAACATTGTTCTTATTGATTGATTAAACCAGGTACGAATTTGCCAATCCTCCTCTGATGAATGCGTggataatgaatattaattacgttgCGTGTGCGTCAACCGATAGTCTTGTCTGATTGGATAAAATATAAACGATAAAGCGCGGTCGCCAGCAGCGGACAAATCAAATAATCTAcattatcatatattatatatatcaagAGGATTCTTTCATTTGCCCGCTTTTGGAACCCACTCTTGTTTTTAATATCGTTATGCTTTATGTTGTCCAATCAGGACTACCTGGCGACGcaacgtaattaatattcatgagccaagccTGGAAAACGGTTGAAAACGGTCACAGAACCACTTAGAATATTATAACCAGAAAAAGatttaaggttttatttattataaattgtatttgtaGTTAAACATCTTATTTAAATTTTGCATACCCTATAAGAAAATTAATACGGCCTtataagaatataaaataattatatgcatTGATTTTAACCCTATTTGGAATTACTCATGAAATCGAGTAGTGCTTAtgattgaattgaatgtttgtaTTGATTTCAAGGTAACTTTCTCTCAAGCCATTGTCCACCAAAAAGTAGGCTATAATCATTTTTGCATTTCTGTTCAAAATTATTCTGTTCTCACAGAGTGAAATAATTGCACTAATTTTTCTCagataattaattttattgagCATGTGCTGAATAGGTGTCATTTCTCAACTCGAGACTGAACATAAATACAGTTTGTTTTCCATCATTAACCAGTGCAACAGGAAATGTGCCCTATGTTGGAGGAAAGAAAGATCCTTGGTTATTCAGTATATTGAATCCTCAAGCATATTTGGCAGAATCTAATATGTTAGATAAGATCTTAATACTTCCTTatcctttatataaaaaaataataatgacatcAAGACATAAGTACATCTAACCAATGACAGAAATGTGACATTATTTGCTATTTCAGTTGATTTGCTGTTAGTCTTCTGGATTTCTCATCgatttgtctctcttttttttttagttgacaaAATAAGGCAAACTAAAATGCTTCATTACAGCGACTGATTCTTacttaataagaaataataaaattgcACTTTCTTTTTTAAGATATATTCATGTGAGAAAATTACTACAatacaaaaaagttatatttttgtataCAAATTAACAAAGATATCCAGAAAGTAACTGTCTTTGAACTGCTTTATCTACAACACGTCTTGACTGTGTAAAGGTTGTAGCCCTTGGACCTGTTCTGATAGATTCACAGAGGAggcaaaaataatgattaaacatCAAACCTGAACAGATACAGTTTATAGTATTGCTCATGAACTGCACTGAGCTTGTAACACTGTGAcgcaaatataataagaaaagCTCTACAACAGAGATTTAAAAttcaacaaatacattttgtcattcaaaaacattgaCAGTATcataatacatacagtacattatttgaacattatttaaaaattatcctTGTTAAATAATCATATGTCATTGTGTAAAATATAAAAGAGTATGTCTGTCATCaagctttttaaaaaacaaaaaaaaacaaaaaacaaataagccATGCAGATGGTCattgaaagtttttttcttttctttaagaaAAGGCTCATCACAATATAAACATTCAATACAGTTCCTTTCAGGAAAAGCAAAACAACATGATTTTAACCAATGTTTTTGGCTTCTCCAGACGAAGAACGCAACTACACAGCTTCACAGGTAATTGTGCATTAGAAATGCCAATAGAAATCATTCCCAAAGTTCATCAAATGACTATAACGGTTCACTGGTCCAGTTTCTcatattgtgacattttaatatttaaaaaaacaaacaaaaacaaaaaaactagtaATGACTAGTTTTCAAGTCCATTGCAAACTAAAGGTGcacttcatttattaaaatagattttcctTTCTATCAGTTATTAATATTTGTCAAATGTCCAAAGGAGCTCACACAGCTTTAAGTCCCAGCTGTATCACTGTGATTTCTGGATTTCCTCAGTGCTCTTCTTTATGTTTAGGCATTCTTCCTAAGGATGAaatcataaaaacagttttagtcAACAAAGAAATAGAGCTCTAAAATACTGCATTTTATAGACATGAGAAACAAAAGTGTGACATTAGCCTGTCCTCATTTACTGATAAAGAAATACATTCACCTGCTCTTTTGGCTTAACAGATAGAAAGAAGGAGACAAGGCTGAGCAGAGGCCAACCCCAAAGTTCTATCGTGGTTGTGTTTGGGTACTAAATCTGGCCCTTCACCTTAAAGAAAGATTGGTAATGGCCATCAACAGCCCTTGCAACGCTTGCAACCAGAACTTAACTGAGATGCAGCTTTAGGAGTATTCCAGGCTTCGCTGAGCATCTGTGAATAATCTTTAGCAAAAGAAACAGAGAATAAAGACTGGAGCTAGGAAACCCCAGCCGATAAGTTAAACTCTGCaagatagtggccctccaggagcagaacTGGAAACCCCTAAAATACAATCCTGAAGAAAGAAGTGAGGAAGAGAGGAAACCAACCCAGAAGACATCTCTCTTTGGATATCCAGCTGTGAAGAGTCTGGAAGGTTTATTTGAGCATCTGGTGGTGTCTCATCATCAGTGCCAAGAGTTTGAGCACAAGCCTGCTGTAAAATAGAGAATGGGATTATTGGTGAAAAACTCAAACAGACTTCAGCAATAGACAAATCACAGCCATGCTGGTAAACAGTTATGATACACAACCATTACCAAAACTACTGGTACATTGACTAAGCTGTGTTTTGCAGTCAGGAGCGATGACTCTATTAAGGAGGCAGCTGTTGGGGACATGGTTTCCTGCTCCGAACCAGGAGCAGAATCTATGGAAGGAGAATAAACAAAAATTTGAATAATGCCTGTCACATGATAAACCTCAATTTATGTAGTGTGTTAAACTCACAAGAATCAGTTGGGTATGATGATATTGATGACTCTGAAGTCA
It encodes:
- the LOC113039719 gene encoding uncharacterized protein LOC113039719 isoform X2, with product MEQEACTNFKSIRAKFQEETQPRHRPAVPEKPKFLLTSAVDRSGLITMSFSSAVDRKTASQPRRVILREDLKTPSGKHPPSTTSADEPNSQSLKMRHLPLVMQLSREPKHDFSKGITMKPIPTPFSSARVSVCGRGIGKNGLGLVKNSGAFNVLMEGSTLKTASTEAVEVQKTMVSSPGSLDHSAPPSPNDSLADSSSGSVTHFFDQHVLEKAKRKLCYRNLLVCSRPRGFYFSKAQAQHAESPESYHQETSPVKINGASKTAINVIELGGVMQPEKACKPLPDLASLGPSPSKPPRPPHVDLSQYKTGLHISVPSEALTVESAPEPEIVMFADASLEDASVPPPEFPDFDIFAPETTDSNAMNLAALDLEATEFPKSTKSEDAWCHSVEDALISTSATEAVTSDLRTNGSHATFNLSTEHQHPSEPISSQHETFDNVYEDVETIPRISFAQSSYKCKGAHKKPYADNGLVKEETWRNIWHGTQWSNAAEDQNGQHDGKKLSPEHHEDKEQKKKEKQRLEKEKKEQKEKDKKRNEMHKKFQITGREEPMYHARVLADSKLRKYDLPVRSGDLISIIRTVSCPKGKWLAKDANNKYGYISVMNVELNIKEMLELGKRVSLASGRSQTNGDELSVSSRSSHQNPVFTSSFSDDSEEWMYDTLSLSAEILSPIKATSMPEMFDSNSSAHHPFSDWSIEDIQTQEAESFQFADVDLLPPPELYADSLDEGHPHFFRK
- the LOC113039719 gene encoding uncharacterized protein LOC113039719 isoform X1, with amino-acid sequence MEQEACTNFKSIRAKFQEETQPRHRPAVPEKPKFLLTSAVDRSGLITMSFSSAVDRKTASQPRRVILREDLKTPSGKHPPSTTSADEPNSQSLKMRHLPLVMQLSREPKHDFSKGITMKPIPTPFSSARVSVCGRGIGKNGLGLVKNSGAFNVLMEGSTLKTASTEAVEVQKTMVSSPGSLDHSAPPSPNDSLADSSSGSVTHFFDQHVLEKAKRKLCYRNLLVCSRPRGFYFSKAQAQHAESPESYHQETSPVKINGASKTAINVIELGGVMQPEKACKPLPDLASLGPSPSKPPRPPHVDLSQYKTGLHISVPSEALTVESAPEPEIVMFADASLEDASVPPPEFPDFDIFAPETTDSNAMNLAALDLEATEFPKSTKSEDAWCHSVEDALISTSATEAVTSDLRTNGSHATFNLSTEHQHPSEPISSQHETFDNVYEDVETIPRISFAQSSYKCKGAHKKPYADNGLVKEETWRNIWHGTQWSNAAEDQNGQHDGKKLSPEHHEDKEQKKKEKQRLEKEKKEQKEKDKKRNEMHKKFQITGREEPMYHARVLADSKLRKYDLPVRSGDLISIIRTVSCPKGKWLAKDANNKYGYISVMNVELNIKEMLELGKRVSLASGRSQTNGDELSVSSRSSHQNPVFTSSFSDDSEEWMYDTLSLSAEIFSRSPIKATSMPEMFDSNSSAHHPFSDWSIEDIQTQEAESFQFADVDLLPPPELYADSLDEGHPHFFRK
- the LOC113039719 gene encoding uncharacterized protein LOC113039719 isoform X3; translated protein: MEQEACTNFKSIRAKFQEETQPRHRPAVPEKPKFLLTSAVDRSGLITMSFSSAVDRKTASQPRRVILREDLKTPSGKHPPSTTSADEPNSQSLKMRHLPLVMQLSREPKHDFSKGITMKPIPTPFSSARVSVCGRGIGKNGLGLVKNSGAFNVLMEGSTLKTASTEAVEVQKTMVSSPGSLDHSAPPSPNDSLADSSSGSVTHFFDQHVLEKAKRKLCYRNLLVCSRPRGFYFSKAQAQHAESPESYHQETSPVKINGASKTAINVIELGGVMQPEKACKPLPDLASLGPSPSKPPRPPHVDLSQYKTGLHISVPSEALTVESAPEPEIVMFADASLEDASVPPPEFPDFDIFAPETTDSNAMNLAALDLEATEFPKSTKSEDAWCHSVEDALISTSATEAVTSDLRTNGSHATFNLSTEHQHPSEPISSQHETFDNVYEDVETIPRISFAQSSYKCKGAHKKPYADNGLVKEETWRNIWHGTQWSNAAEDQNGQHDGKKLSPEHHEDKEQKKKEKQRLEKEKKEQKEKDKKRNEMHKKFQITGREEPMYHARVLADSKLRKYDLPVRSGDLISIIRTVSCPKGKWLAKDANNKYGYISVMNVELNIKEMLELGKRVSLASGRSQTNGDELSVSSRSSHQNPVFTSSFSDDSEEWMYDTLSLSAEIFSRSPIKATSMPEMFDSNSSAHHPFSDWSIEDIQTQEAESFQFADVDLLPPPELYADSL
- the LOC113039719 gene encoding uncharacterized protein LOC113039719 isoform X4; translated protein: MEQEACTNFKSIRAKFQEETQPRHRPAVPEKPKFLLTSAVDRSGLITMSFSSAVDRKTASQPRRVILREDLKTPSGKHPPSTTSADEPNSQSLKMRHLPLVMQLSREPKHDFSKGITMKPIPTPFSSARVSVCGRGIGKNGLGLVKNSGAFNVLMEGSTLKTASTEAVEVQKTMVSSPGSLDHSAPPSPNDSLADSSSGSVTHFFDQHVLEKAKRKLCYRNLLVCSRPRGFYFSKAQAQHAESPESYHQETSPVKINGASKSPSPSKPPRPPHVDLSQYKTGLHISVPSEALTVESAPEPEIVMFADASLEDASVPPPEFPDFDIFAPETTDSNAMNLAALDLEATEFPKSTKSEDAWCHSVEDALISTSATEAVTSDLRTNGSHATFNLSTEHQHPSEPISSQHETFDNVYEDVETIPRISFAQSSYKCKGAHKKPYADNGLVKEETWRNIWHGTQWSNAAEDQNGQHDGKKLSPEHHEDKEQKKKEKQRLEKEKKEQKEKDKKRNEMHKKFQITGREEPMYHARVLADSKLRKYDLPVRSGDLISIIRTVSCPKGKWLAKDANNKYGYISVMNVELNIKEMLELGKRVSLASGRSQTNGDELSVSSRSSHQNPVFTSSFSDDSEEWMYDTLSLSAEIFSRSPIKATSMPEMFDSNSSAHHPFSDWSIEDIQTQEAESFQFADVDLLPPPELYADSLDEGHPHFFRK